From the Candidatus Hydrogenedentota bacterium genome, the window CAATTTTGCAGGCGTCGAATTATTGGCGGCCTGACACGCCGGTTGCGATCGATCTGGCGCCGGACGTCGAACTCGCTGCCGCACTCGGCTCGCGCGCCCGAAGCCGGAAGATGCTGGTGAATTACCTTTCTGAGATCTTGCCGCATCGGTTCGTCGAAAATTTTGCCGAAGGACGTCTGCCGAATAAGCCGATCGACCAGTTAAGCAAAAAGGACATCGATCTGGTCACGGGAGCGCTTCACGATTGGAAGGTCAAATTTCGCGAGACCGAGGGCTGGAATAAGGCCGAGGTTACGCTCGGCGGGATATCGACTGATGAACTTTCGTCGCAAACCATGGAAGCAAAAAAGGTTCCCGGCCTTTATTTTATCGGAGAGGTGGTTGATGTGACCGGCTGGCTCGGCGGATACAATTTTCAATGGGCCTGGTCGTCCGGTCACGCCGCAGGGCACGCGGTCTAGCCATCGCGAAAGTCGGTGATGTCCATTCCGTAGGTTTTCTTCACATGTTCTTCTTGAGCCGCGGTGACGTTTCGCAGGTTCTCAAGACGCCTTTGGCTCTTGCTAATATGTGTCTTTGCCCGTTCGGCCATGTGTTTCA encodes:
- a CDS encoding NAD(P)/FAD-dependent oxidoreductase; amino-acid sequence: ILQASNYWRPDTPVAIDLAPDVELAAALGSRARSRKMLVNYLSEILPHRFVENFAEGRLPNKPIDQLSKKDIDLVTGALHDWKVKFRETEGWNKAEVTLGGISTDELSSQTMEAKKVPGLYFIGEVVDVTGWLGGYNFQWAWSSGHAAGHAV